GAGCACTGAAGTGACGACGGTTTGGGTCCTGAATCCTAGAAAGAGACAGACCCCGAAGAGAACGGCCAAGGCGTACCAGATAGTTCGGTTTTTCTGTGCAAGTCGGCTCACGAATTAGGACTCCATCCGCGGATCATAGATCGAGAGATTCAGGCGTAGTTCCAGGTCGCTTGAATCGATTATTGGTTCAATGGAGAAGGCGTCGATAGTGGATAATTGCCCTCCCCTCTCCAGCCATTTAAAAAAATCGATGATTTGGTTGTAAGAACCATTCGCCCGCAGAAAATACCGATTGCGCGTTAGCTGGCCGGTCTGGCTGCTTTTTTCCGTTCTCAACTCAAGTCTCTTGAGATTCGATTTCCGCAGCCCCCCCGCAAGAAAATCTATGGGATCAACAAGTTTTGCCGGAATCGCGAGTGAATCTCCCTTCATACCGGCAAAGTAGCCGGCCAATCGGTCTTCATATGCGCTCTGATTCTCGATCTTCGTCAACTGCCGGCGAAGTTGTTCCCTCTGCACCTTTAAATCCTCGTATTCACCGAGCTGCCGGTTCACGGCGCCCAAATCAATGACAAGCCCAAGGAGAAGCAGAAGGACGGCGGTACCGATCGTCAATCCGGCCCGTTTTTTCCATTTTTGCAGCGTCACAACGCTTCTTCCCCACGGCGGCAAAAGACCTGAAAGCGGCTGGAGCTCCGCCCCTGCAAATTGCCGAGTGTCACATCCGGAAGATCGCTTGCAATCCTTGGATCTCCTCGGAGGGCCTCGACGAATTCGGAGATCGATTCCATATCGGATCCCCCACTCAGGAAAAAACCGGAAAGCTGGAAACTGACAGAATGGCCTCGTTGTGCGAGTTCCGCGTTCATGCCCTCCAATTGCAGCGATGGGTTGATGAGTCGCGATACCGCCGCGAGTTTTGGGGACCAATTGATGCGGTTCTCCCGGGCTTCCAAAAGCTCCAATATCAATTTTGTTCCAGGCTGCATCTCCGTCTTGCGATTCACCTGGTCGGCCAGTCTGGCCACCTCCGCCCGGATGGCATTTGTACGTTCCCTAACGAGGGACGCGCTGAGCAGGAGAAGAAAGATAATCAAAATTCCAATGGTCGTCATTGCAGAAAGAACTATTGTATAAATCATACGCTCTTTGGCAAGCCGTCGATTCTCGATGTACTCAGGATATAGATTAATTTTAAACATCGGTATGATCCCACCAGCGGCAGAGTCCACAGGCTGTGATATAGTGTGGCCCCTTTGCCGCTATCTCTTGCTCTGCCTTCTTGGATTTTTCGAGTCCTTCGAGAGGGTCCAATATGGACAGATCGACGCCGATCTTCGCATTCAATTTTTCGCATAATCCAGTATTGAGGGCGCCTCCTCCACCGACCATCAGCAATCCGAGATCCTTTCTAAATCTTGATCGATAGAAAGTTTGGGTCTCGCGGATTTGTTCAGCAAGACGGTCCAGATATCCATTCACCTCGTCAGCATCCGCGCTATCGGGCACACCGGGTCCAATGGTCCGGGTCAGAATGCCGCCATCGGCCTGTGTCATATAGAGCCGGGTATGCTGCGCCCCAAGATCTAATAATCCTAAGACTCCGGTCTTCGCCGACGATTTTGCGGCCAGCAGCGCATTGAGCCCGGCCAAAGGTTCAAGATCAACAACATTGGGCTCCAGCCCCAACTGAGAGAGCACCTTTAAAGAAAATTCACGC
Above is a window of Candidatus Eisenbacteria bacterium DNA encoding:
- the pilM gene encoding pilus assembly protein PilM; translation: MSVSGPVRTGIDLGHRWVKLLRGQGASTLKRITHAGVEEIDIKSSDDEIVRTAEALKRLLNRLGLNGKKLGTIAVAVRGEEANVREVALPRLSTAELRLALPFEAKKHLNLEDMISPILDFQIMGKQAPEKEGDPEEMRVLLAAAPLSQREFSLKVLSQLGLEPNVVDLEPLAGLNALLAAKSSAKTGVLGLLDLGAQHTRLYMTQADGGILTRTIGPGVPDSADADEVNGYLDRLAEQIRETQTFYRSRFRKDLGLLMVGGGGALNTGLCEKLNAKIGVDLSILDPLEGLEKSKKAEQEIAAKGPHYITACGLCRWWDHTDV